The window GCTTCCCaaaacattggggattacaggcgtgaggttCACtactgaattttatgtttatggatttgcctgttcaggacatttcatataaatagtcAAACAGTTTGTGGTcctttgtggctggcttctttcacttaccagaatgtttcaaggttcatccattttgtagcatgtagacacagtacttcattcttttttatggctaacaGTACATTATGTGAATATACTACtatattttgttcatccattcatttgttagtggatatttgagttgtttccagttttgattattatgaataatgttgctatgaacatttcatgtataaattttgtatgttttcattttagaataCATTTTGAATGGATGAAGGAAAAGTTTTAGCAACTCCCAAAGCTGCATTGTTTTGTAAATGACCAATTTAATCCATTTTATATTGAGATTTACTTGTTTTACTTTGAGGCTCATTCTCTGTGTTCTGGAGGTAGCTTACTGTAGTACagctaaataaatgatttttgatTCTTTAATCCAGGATCTAAAATGTCcactgaggcacaaagagttGATGACAGTCCAAGCACTAGTGGAGGAAGTTCCGATGGAGATCAACGTGAAAGTGTTCAGCAAGAACCAGAAAGAGAACAAGTTCAGCCcaagaaaaaggagggaaaaatatCCAGCAAAACCGCTGCTAAATTGTCAACTAGTGCTAAAAGGTACTTCAGTTATTATAACCTTTTTATTGTTGGTATCAATTTATCATCTTAAGTTCTATTTTTCTCTTgcatttaatcattttttctgGGATGTCGGCCGTGAACttcatggatttttcttttcccttcaagaTGATCTCGTTTACATGGTTTTAACCATAGGGAACTTCAGTATTTAAAGTCAGTTAAATGGCAAGGCAAATTCATAACATACATTTCcatagtgtgtttgtgtgtttatgtattaTCAGGGAAACATATACAGGGTGTGTATGTAAAATTGCAGTAGTTTCATTTATGGTTACTTgaccataaatattttttttctgttcagtaACACAGAATAGAGATTAGGAATCTTTGAAGTAGTTACTGAGTGAGTGACAGTTTATTTTCCACTACTCCCAGTTGGTAAAGTCAGAAATGCTGACATTAGCAACAGGTGCATCTTGGTTTCATTACATTAGTCAGTGGATCCATCTTGATAcggattttctctttctctagagAATAGATGGATCTGGAAAGTAGGTATTTGAATGATTTTCTGTTGGTACTCAATCTCTTAAAATGATTGGCATGTCACTGGACTTAAAGGGAATCTGTTTGATATTGTTACATTATAGAATAtctcttggaaaataatttgaaagataaATTAAATGTAGTGTCTTTCCTGATCCTGTGATTTTATgttcttgctttgttttcatatattttacattgaCCAAGTCGGAAGTATACATAAAAGCGATCTGTAACTTGTAGGCATAGTGGAATGCCTGAATGTTGTATTACagctttatatgttattttatggTGTGGGTTAAGGGGAACTCCTTTCTCAAAGATAAAAAACCATTATTTTGTTCTAGTAGACCTTGTTTTCCTTTGGCTTAGTCAGTCTACAGGGTTGGAAAGAACCTTCTCAGGACCCT is drawn from Homo sapiens chromosome 3, GRCh38.p14 Primary Assembly and contains these coding sequences:
- the UBE2E2 gene encoding ubiquitin-conjugating enzyme E2 E2 isoform 3 (isoform 3 is encoded by transcript variant 4); its protein translation is MSTEAQRVDDSPSTSGGSSDGDQRESVQQEPEREQVQPKKKEGKISSKTAAKLSTSAKRIQKELAEITLDPPPNCR
- the UBE2E2 gene encoding ubiquitin-conjugating enzyme E2 E2 isoform X3 encodes the protein MSTEAQRVDDSPSTSGGSSDGDQRESVQQEPEREQVQPKKKEGKISSKTAAKLSTSAKRIQKELAEITLDPPPNCRNPSPIMGKVPPVRRPHMGTPPPSEEMYP